One genomic segment of Helicoverpa zea isolate HzStark_Cry1AcR chromosome 22, ilHelZeax1.1, whole genome shotgun sequence includes these proteins:
- the LOC124641483 gene encoding uncharacterized protein LOC124641483 — protein MENYMEYHVMGFVSQVRMKPDILPSKFDCQPDRRKRASSSLERPCALKRQRMTIIAECLNKTDSSIAKTTPVQEKSPVINEDLQKTRKTEDCLNKTVESSISSTSSVQGESSVTNSDSHMIGGILQEPKKTANKCVQVLLTKKYRSKATQTQKKSMDQAASPPSPFRYSKNVSTSPFKVEHVQPKLSRPSGSGISKKLLWEEDNSDSDTQKQLLFIGHNK, from the exons ATGGAAAATTACATGGAATATCATGTCATGGGATTTGTATCGCAAGTTCGGATGAAACCAGATATTTTACCTAGTAAATTTGATTGTCAACCAGATAGAAGAAAACGAGCAAGCAGTAGTTTGGAACGACCATGTGCTCTAAAAAGACAAAGGATGACTATAATAGCAGAGTGCTTAAATAAAACAGACAGCAGCATTGCCAAAACTACTCCAGTTCAAGAAAAATCTCCAGTTATTAATGAAG ATTTACAAAAAACTAGAAAAACAGAAGATTGCTTAAATAAAACAGTTGAGAGCAGCATTTCCAGCACTAGTTCAGTTCAAGGAGAATCTTCTGTTACAAATTCAG ATTCACACATGATCGGAGGAATTTTACAAGAACCtaaaaaaacagcaaataaaTGTGTACAAGTATTGCTGACAAAGAAATACAGAAGCAAAGCTACTCAAACACAAAAGAAATCAATGGACCAGGCAGCTTCACCACCTTCACCATTCAGATATAGCAAAAATGTTTCTACATCTCCATTTAAAGTTGAACATGTACAACCTAAACTATCACGACCATCTGGATCTGGAATATCAAAGAAGTTATTATGGGAAGAAGATAACTCAGATAGTGATACCCAAAAGCAGTTACTTTTTATTGGACATAATAAGTAA